In the genome of Streptomyces sp. NBC_00190, one region contains:
- a CDS encoding cupin domain-containing protein → MAGLQSKNFDKPDETRPFEDGKGRLDLFNTEGGAVGRAVFEPGWRWSEHIKPLAGTDSCQSAHTGYVVSGRMKIVMDDGESGEIGPGDFIRIAPGHDAWVLGDEPCVALDWTGYVDYAKPSG, encoded by the coding sequence ATGGCCGGACTGCAGAGCAAGAACTTCGACAAGCCGGACGAGACGCGTCCGTTCGAGGACGGCAAGGGCCGGCTGGACCTGTTCAACACCGAGGGCGGGGCCGTCGGGCGCGCCGTCTTCGAGCCGGGATGGCGCTGGTCGGAGCACATCAAGCCGCTGGCGGGTACGGACAGCTGCCAGTCCGCTCACACGGGGTACGTGGTGAGCGGGCGCATGAAGATCGTCATGGACGACGGGGAGAGCGGCGAGATCGGCCCCGGCGACTTCATCCGGATCGCACCCGGACACGACGCCTGGGTCCTGGGTGACGAGCCTTGTGTCGCGCTGGACTGGACCGGATACGTCGACTACGCGAAGCCTTCCGGCTGA
- a CDS encoding alpha/beta hydrolase family protein — translation MAQHAPPARGARLGRAAGANGSGSTVSGVVLLLPGASRFSPGPLRPLGRALVRAGVAEGLVAHAVVHGGGSSREDQAGWAADEVVRRYGDVPVCLAGYGAGGLAALRAAGHHAVNSVVSLAPCLADAAAAADSSEPVKQLSGRRVLIVHGTNDARSDPEASFQLAARAKKANRSTCRFEVHSDGHGLREHQPEVVALVVDFVLGSVFSGRYSRPVTDALAAPPPLGLRMPLASGFGQSLRR, via the coding sequence ATGGCACAGCATGCGCCGCCGGCGCGCGGGGCCCGCCTGGGGCGGGCGGCCGGCGCGAACGGCTCGGGTTCGACGGTCAGTGGTGTGGTGCTCCTGCTTCCCGGAGCGTCCAGATTCTCCCCCGGTCCACTGCGTCCCCTCGGGCGGGCGCTGGTCCGGGCGGGCGTGGCGGAGGGGCTGGTCGCGCACGCCGTCGTCCACGGCGGGGGGTCCTCCCGCGAGGATCAGGCGGGGTGGGCGGCGGACGAGGTGGTGCGGCGGTACGGAGACGTGCCGGTGTGCCTGGCCGGCTACGGCGCGGGCGGCCTCGCCGCGCTGCGGGCGGCGGGCCACCACGCCGTCAACTCCGTGGTGTCGCTCGCTCCTTGCTTAGCGGATGCGGCGGCCGCGGCGGACTCGTCCGAACCGGTGAAACAGCTGTCGGGACGGCGGGTGCTGATCGTGCACGGCACGAACGACGCGCGCAGTGACCCAGAGGCATCGTTTCAGCTCGCCGCCCGGGCGAAGAAGGCCAACCGGTCGACCTGCCGCTTCGAGGTGCACTCGGACGGGCACGGGCTGCGCGAGCACCAGCCGGAAGTCGTCGCGCTGGTCGTGGACTTCGTACTGGGCTCGGTGTTCTCGGGACGGTACTCACGGCCGGTGACGGACGCGCTCGCCGCTCCCCCGCCGCTGGGCCTGCGGATGCCGCTGGCGTCGGGGTTCGGGCAGTCGCTGCGCAGGTGA
- a CDS encoding helix-turn-helix domain-containing protein codes for MTALGAQVRTLGDGLMRMLVFDDHTGLMAVPDRSGAALVVREPNVVHFMTAAFERSWVGAEPFPVTVSPEAARSISDELRQTIVRLLSEGLEDKVIARRLGMPERTCQRHIAGIMRTVGAKSRFQAGYLLSAQPPPQVSG; via the coding sequence GTGACGGCGCTGGGCGCGCAGGTACGGACACTGGGCGACGGGCTGATGCGGATGCTGGTCTTCGACGACCACACGGGCCTGATGGCGGTACCGGACCGCAGCGGGGCGGCGCTGGTGGTGCGCGAACCGAATGTCGTGCACTTCATGACGGCGGCCTTCGAGCGGTCCTGGGTGGGGGCGGAGCCCTTTCCGGTGACGGTGAGTCCGGAGGCGGCGCGGTCGATCTCGGACGAGCTGCGGCAGACGATCGTACGGCTGCTGTCGGAGGGGCTGGAGGACAAGGTGATCGCGCGGCGGCTCGGCATGCCGGAGCGGACCTGCCAGCGGCACATCGCCGGGATCATGCGGACCGTCGGCGCCAAGTCCCGCTTCCAGGCGGGCTACTTGCTCTCCGCCCAGCCGCCGCCCCAGGTGTCCGGCTAG